In Calliopsis andreniformis isolate RMS-2024a chromosome 9, iyCalAndr_principal, whole genome shotgun sequence, the genomic window AAATCTTCTAAAAGTAACCCCGCGTCCTTGATCCCTGATCAAGTTATTTTTTTCGAACGATCTACTAATAGCTGACGATGTTTATTGTTTATATCATTCACAAGAAAATACACAGAAATTCGTTCAATATATGGATATTTCGGGAAGTTATGTCCAGTTACGTAGCAACTGTTCCTGGAAGAAAGTTTTCTTAATACATTTGAATAATATTCGCGCGTTATCGCCAGCTCGAACGAAGGTCGTGAACATGGATATTCGATGGTCGATGGATTAACGGGTAAATCATGATCGATCGTGATCGATAGAACGTAACGCGGGTATCCTTCGTGGTCTCGTTTTTAAAAAAGCCCGTAGAAAAATAACGTGTAAAAATCTGGGTCCCATTTCAAATTCGCCGTGTAAATTCTAACGAGCAGTGGCCTCGATCTAAACCTCGTTTTCAATAACTGGCAGTTTTCTTTTTGATTTTTAGTTCTCCTCGATGTCCTTGGCGATGGCCCACCGCGAAACTAATTGACGCGAATTTTCATTACTGAATTCGAACCATCCGACTTGATCGCGAACAGCGGATACATTCCCTTCTCTCTTCGTTCGCGCTCTCACGTTTTCAAGCGCGGTGTGGAACAAACTGGGTAATTGAACACCGTAATTGTACAAGCTATACATGTATATCTATTCATTGATGCGCTGCATTTCTACATGAATATTGTTATATAATGTACGAACGTTCTGTCTGCTTTTCGTTCGTTCTATTCTCTCATTGATAACGTTTGGAATCGTTAGAAACATGTAAGCGCAGTCAACGATAGTGAAAATTTGTAATAATAGCATTCGAATATTGAGGAAAgtattaattaaaattcaatatCTTCCTCCTTGATTTTTTGGAAGTGGACTGCTGTATGGATTTTAAGTTCCATTCGATCAAATTCTATTTACTAATTCATAACTTTAAATTTCCTCTACCGTAGACTGTACTTTAAGATTTCCGAATTGGAGTCGTATCGTTGCATACCCACCTTCATTTTCGTTCGATTGTACACGTTTTCCTTCGTAGGTAATCTGATACACTCAGCTGAATTATTCTGATCGTTCGAGTAGAGTTTGAATTTCTGGTGAACGTTTCGGGTTTTCTTCGACTCATGTTCCTTTTTATTGTTGTCCTTGTACGAACGGGAACGGTTCAGCGATTGCACGAATCCCGATATAGCGTTAAGAATCGTATATCACGCGTTAATGAGCTTCCAGAGCGCTTGGTCAGCCTTTTTATTTCATGCCTTTCGACGCACTTGACCGTACAGATCTCGGacgataatatatattatttacgAATCGATAACAGCGATATGAGTTTacatttttgtaaaataaaCGCTTCGTCGCGGCCGATACGTACGaacagttattcgtcttatcaGACTCCCAATTCAACGATACATTCTACAGCAGCGTGCGTACATTGGGAAGTATTCGCAGAACTTGCTGCAACTTGGAATTACAAAAGATGCTTTTCGTAGGTGTTTCACGAGTATATAGGGTGTCTCAGATGCAACTGATCAAATTTTGTGATTtccaaaaatgttgtatctctgATTGAAAAACAGTACCTACACATATGCCTTGTGTATACTTTGGAGATaagtttaacaatttttttcagaCACCTTGTATAATATCCCAGAGATTACCTGAAATCTCTTCCATTCAATTGAAACATTTCCCACTGCCAACTAGCATCTACCCTTTACCAACGAATCGAACCTTACAGCCTTACCACCGCGATAAACCgcgtataatatattatattatatcatGTTATATTATAATAGAGGATAGTTAAATTGCACTAATACATTGCACACGTTCTCCGACACTCTTCTTCTTTGGCATCTCTATGAAGTACACGTTCCTCTAAGTTTCTAAAAAGAGACAACACCCGAGGACAAGGAAGCTTATCCGTCATCTGTCCCCCGTATTCCCATTTACCCGCTACCCTTCCAACAACCCCTAATCATACGTTTCTACGATCCTAATATATCTCCGCCAGGCGTTGCGCCCATTCCACCAAATCGTCAACTGTTGCTCAAAAAGTCATTCGGTAGACTCAAAAACAGGAGTCAgacttgcatttaatggttgatCATAAACACACATACATGCATTTACAAACATACGTAGCTTAACGTATCTAGGTAACAACGGACCGAATGCCGCCATCGTTTTCCCTTCGGGGGCGAAGACACACGGGAAAAGGTCGCTTTTACGATTAACCCTACCTCCCTATGATATTCATTAGTCTCTCTTGCCCTTACTTCCCCTTCGCCATCGATTCCCAAGTCAACGGTCCGGTTTCCCAAGGTTTTGCTTACCGTGTGTCCTCGCACCCACGCGAAAATCTCGTCACAGGAAGCAGGGAGAGAAAATATAACATGGTAACGTACAGCCTTTGGGTTGGTCACGTAGGAATCTCGTTTCTGTAGGAGCGTTCTTATACTTAATTATTAGTAGGAAATAGTGGAGAAGAAGTGGAGGAAATGGGGGCAGTTCAGTTGTCGAAAGGATAGACCGCTTAAGGTGGCTGCTGCGAGGCGGCGTTGAAGTAACTGGCCCTCTGATTTCTGTATTGCGAGGCGACCACtgcctggggattgggtatgtgTCTAATACCAAGATTAGGCTTGATCTTCATCCCAAAACCGGAGATTCTCTGGTGAGGCTGCGGTATACGGAGGGCCACTTTGCTGGCGATGTTAGCTGAGCCAAGCACCAGCGGATCCACTGAGTTCTTGTCGGTGATGCACTCGCTGAGGAGGGACACAGCCGCGTTTGAGAGTGTGACGAGGTTGGATTCTTGGCCTCGGCGCTGTTCCAAGTCCTTCGTTTTTCCTCGCAGCAAGCTTCCTGTAGCTATCGGCGGTCGTGGACCTCTCGGATTTAATGAGGAACAGGATGAAGAAGATGACGAGGATGAGGAGGAAGGAGAAGAAGACGAGGATGAGGAGGATGATGAGAAGTTACTGGTCGATAAACTGGCCGATAAGTCTAAGATATTATTGTGCACGGTTCCGCCGCTGCTCAGATCTAACGGAATCTCGTACTTGGAGTTATTCGGTTCCAAGATGGCGCTGGTCGTGGCGAATCCTGAGGGCTTCGCGACGCGCAGAGGCGCCAGTGGTGGCGGGCCTTTCTTCTTCGGAACAGCGTTCACTTGCACGGCAGGGGGATGTTCCTCTTTCGTTTTGGACATTATGCTCTTCAGGGCATCTCGCATCTGTTTCTCAGCTAGCAGGCTTCTCACTCGATTGGCCTTACTCTCCCGCAATTGCTTCTCGAGTTTCTCTCGATCTAAATTGTCCACCTTCTCTCCATTATTCTGGGCGCGCTGCTTCGTCTTATCACGGAAGTTATCGCTGGTTTCATTCACCGCCACCAGACCCAATCGTCGAAGAATTTCCTCGTCCTGCTTCGGTCGGCCTGTTTCCAGTTTCTCCACCACCACCTTCGTCTCAGGCTCTGGTTCCTCTTTAAACTTTGGCGAAGGCCTGCAAGCTGAGGGTGCGCTCCTCTGTTCCATCCTCTCCGCGGCGACAACTGCCTCCTCCCCCTGGGTACTTATATTTTGTGCGATTCTAACCACTTCGTCTGGTATACTGTCTATAATCTCTTCTATAGTTTCCTCCGTCTCGCCGAGGTTTTCCTTTGCCCCAGCCTCCTCGCGAACCAAGGAACTCGTCGTCGACCTCTGCTGACCTATCGCAGTGGCTTTGATCTTTTCCCTCCGGACAGCTCTCATCTGCAACAGCTTCTCCTTCGTCTGTCCACTTCCCGTGCTCGACGTGATCCTCGGAGGACACGGCGTCAGTCGAACTTTCAGCTTCAGCAGATCCTCTCGCGGCGTGGTCGTGATTTCTGCAATGACCCGTTTATTCCGCCGTTTCCTGCGCTTCCGGTGTTCCAGTCTGGCCAACTCTTTGGTCTTGGTGCTCTCAGGCGCGTGGCTCGGCTGCAGCGGCACGAGATCAGGTGTTCTCATAACCGGCGTCACCTCGCAGCGGGGTTTTTTCGCTTTTGGCTCTTTGTCGCGTTCCAGATTCGACTCCAACGATCGAGGCGGTTCGACGCTACTTTCTAAAATCTTACGAGCCTCGACGTCGCATTCTGGGGCAGGTTTGGGACTCGGCGGTGGTGTCGGCGGCCTTTGAATGTTTTCCATACTCGCGGCCGCATCCTTGGTCGCCTCGCCGCTGTAGGGACTCACAGTCGAGACGGAGATGGCGTCTTCCTTCTTCACCACGTGATAAAACAGCTTCATCGGTGATTCCTGCAACGCAAACATTACCACCTACCCTATAATATACTAGACTTGGCACACAACCAACTGATCGGTCAGGGCCAGTGTCTATGTGATTTCATAGGCGACTTTTCACGTTAAATAACCCTTTGCTTCTACCATCAATTTGGTTCCCCATCATATTAACAAAATGACGCTAAAATGCTACCTGACCTTATTCAGTTGTGTTTGCAGTAAGCATAGGATATGACAACGATAGCTGAAAGTGCTATCACGGTAGACCCATGTGTAAACAACAAGGATTACGTATAAACGAGATGCAAAAAGAACTCAAGGAAATAACTACTACTACCATTAAATGATAGGCTACAGGAGTAAATTACAGAGGAAGACTCACTCTCTTCCAACCGAATATGCAGGCAAGGTCCATCAAAGTCCAAGACTGGTTCAGTATCATCATGCTCGAGCTACCGCGTCGGTGCTCATCGCTCTTCTCGCACAGCATCTCGATCTTGTTGACATTTGACCCTTGGGAATTCGCCTCTTCCCAGCCCCTCTTCAGCATCAGCAGCCGCACTAGGTGTCGAACCGTCACCCCTGCCGGACACTTGAGGTATCGCGTGCTCCTAACCCGAGCATCGTTGTCTTCTTCCTTCGCTTGATCGACGTTGTCTCTGTGTCGCGACGACCCAGTGCGATTTTCCGTTGACTGAGCCTCCTCTTCCGGCTCGTCGAGTTCGCAGAGGCTCAGACTGACGAAATCGTCCAAGGTCAAGTCGAGCGCCCCCAAGGGTGGGGCCACAGGTGGGCACTGGGGATTTACCAGTCGGAAATGGCGCCTTCGCTCGAGCTCGGACCGGAAGAGGCCCGGTACCACCAGATACACCAGACGTTGCAGCTTCACATCCGGTAGGAGGGGTGGGGACGTCGCGACGTTGCACACGGGGCACGCTCGTGCACCGCTGCTCAGCCGTCTGACTATGCAACCTCTGCAAACTGATCGCCGTCCGCcttgtactttacgctcctcGCGACTTTTTCTTATTATTAGCTTTGTGCCTGGTCATCGTGCAAAGTGACTCGACTCTTATTTCGTATACCGGTTGAATCAAAATTGAAATGACACTCGACTACCGTAGGGGAATTGCAATAACTGCAGGGGTCATAATAAAACTATCCTTGTCAAATTTTAAGATTTATTTAAGAATTAAAGATGCTATAGTATTTTTTTGCTTTTCTAAACAAAGATAAAAAAATGGCAAGGATTAATTTTGACATGACCTCTTCAATTTCTAATATTACTATTTAATATCTGCATGAAAAAGTAACGTTTCACGATTTTCGATTCCGTCCACGCGTTAAGGAACTCATTTAAATAATGGCGACGTCCAAATATTGCAATTTTACCGTCCCCCTGAAATCTCCGCTTAGGGAGATCCGAAACACGCCGGgtacagagagacagagagagatcgGAGCGGTTAGTCACCCTCCGTCGAACTTAGCCACCCTGCCCGAGGGGTGGATAAGCGTATGGGCTGCTTCACGCACGGCAAGTAGATACAGTCGTCGGTAGTACGGCAGTGGCACGCATCGTTTCGCAtcgcgccacgccgcgccacgccgcgccacgccgcgccacCGACACCGATAATCGCGCTGCTTTCGAATAATCGTGCGTCTTTCCATTGCAAATGAATGCTAACGAGTTGATGACACGCGATACGCGCGGAGATTCCTTCCGATCGATCGCGAGTCGACAACCGAGAACGGCCGAAATCGTATAGACTCTAGAGAAATGAAAATGGTAATACTAACAAGAGTGCAGGCATTCCACGAGGGTCGTCGCATCAATGAGGTAGCCCCTGCACAGAGGACACACGATATGTTCGTTCAAGTCTTTAACCAGCGGCTTCTCCCTCTCCTTCGCCTCCATGTCGGTCTATTCGGTTCTGAAACAGCTGTGCCATCCGATTGTTAATCCGCGGCTGTCGTGCCCAGGGACGATTAGACTTCTTTAATTGCAACGCAAGATGTTATCGTCCGTTTCGCGACGTGTGATCGAAATCCGTGTCGCATCCTTTTCTTCCGTTCTTATTGCACGCGGCTTGTACAGACACAGAATTCGTACGCATCGTCGCGACTCGTTTCAGAGACCTCAGAGAGCCTTCTGTTTCGATGATCTCTGGCTTATCTAAAATTAAATCGCGGCATGGTAGGCATTAATACCGACACCCGTGATATCGAGGACTCCGAAATACAGGTAGCGGACGCGCTGTGTATCGCTAGTGGGTTATGCACATACGTAATCGGGTTAGAGTGCGCGCACAGACGGCGATTTCCATTTACGCGGCACTCATACACGCCGTCGATATATTTAGAATAATGAAATATCTCGTGATATCCGGGCCGAGAAAGGGGCAGAAACGAGTTACGCTGGGACTTTAAGGTCTATCTCTTAAAGGGGATGGTTTCTCTCCCTTCCCCGACTACAGCATTCGATAATATTTTTCACCGAACAAATGTGTCAGACCTATTCGTCGCGACGATGCTTCGTAGCGATTCGAAATTGATTCGTTCATGCTCGCGGAAACTGCATGATTGTGCGCTGGACTGCTCCGAGAGCAAGCTGTTCCTCGTTAACACGTTTGCTGTGACTGGTTCGAGTTTTACTTGAAAGTTTCGAATGCGTTAGCGGCTGAGTCCTAAGTCGTCAAAGTGGCCAGACGATGACTTCCGTCTAGCAACTTTTTTAAGTTTCAGAGTCTACGTTCATACTTTATGTGCTAATGGCACACATATAAGGGTTAATGTCTATCACCATCTTTCTGTTAGGTATGTAGAATGTCGTGTAATAGGTTAGGGAAGAACAATGGGACGCTCTGGATAAGGTATTGGCAAAGTTGCCAGGGAAAAGATGCACCAGTAGGTTGGTGGCTTCGTGATGCGCGATGAAGAGCGCGCTTATTGAAGCCGAACAACGAGGTCCTCGCGTGAAAGGTACTTGACAGTGAAACTGGCTGGTCACGCGACGACGCCAGCCTGGAAAAACTAGGTTTTTAGAGCTCGTGCCAAGAGATCTCCCGCGCGATAACATTAAGCCGCGTTCCCACGTGTGCGACTTGTCATGTAGAGCACAATCAAGATGTTCCTCCGATATGCACTTTCTTTGCAAGGCAATCTTTTCGTACTGTCAAGATCTTATCTCAAATGTCCCATGGTGCGCTTTGAGCTCGTGAAGATGCGTCTTTAAAGCGACAAAAGTTGCTctccgaaaatttgaatatctcaACGTGGTATCACGGAAACAAAAATTTGAGGCACACGAAATTTAGTTGTCACATGAAACAGAAACTCTGATTCAGAAAAGATCTAAATGAATCCGAAATAAAAAGCATCTTCTTCGTAAATGCAAATGAATGAGAGGGAAGGCCGACCACCTGCGTTGACAAGCGACACAGGCTACTCGCGTTCAGGCAATTTCGGTTCGTGAATGATTCGCCAAGGCCGGGGAACACGGCAGGGACACGAAGTGGGGTCACCAGGAATGGCAGGAGCAATGAAGAAGGGTGGAGAAAGGGAgaggggcgcgagtagagaagGGCCTCTAGACTCGAACTTGAGAAAGGTCTGGCGCCAAGTCTACCGAGAACCGAATTCGTTCGCGATGTTCCTCGCGAACGGTGTCCCTCTTGAGGGAGTCGCGATCTCAATTTTTCATCGGCCCGACTGAACCAAGTGTCTTTCCGATTCTGGTCACGTTCTCCACGCTCGAGGATCGCGAGGTCGAAAGAGGGACGACAACAAAAATGATATTCGATCGCGACAAGGTAGAAGAGCGGTAAAAAAAGATTGATCGAGTGCTGCGAGAAAGTTATCGACAGGTGATCCAAGCACATGACTGAGTTATCTCGCATATCTAGGATGCTAAATCAATCTATTGCGCAATACTGTAATAAGACTGAACTAGCTCCCCGAATTCGGTCATCTCGAGTGACGCACCAATTTTCTATTATTAGCTGGCTATTGCACCAGTGCCTGTTTATTACGCAGTATTATAAAAAGGCGACCTTCGATCTCGCGACCACTTTTCCGAATCGAATTATTCCGAATGATACGCCGATTCTTGCATCAATTCGTCCCCGATTATTCCTGGATAAACACGTCCACTGAAATATGCCGACTGCTTCTCGTCGAATTCGCGACTGAACTCTAAATAGCGCGTAACAATTTATAGTCGATGGGAGAGATACAGTGAACACCTGAGTACACGCTCGAGTGGCGTGTTAACTCGATACCCTCGCGGGGGTCAACCCGCGAAAGAGTTTCTCTTTCGTCACGAAGCCGCGTTCAGTCTGTTACCCGCAGAAGCCCAGCGCGTAGTTGTTTACCAAAGTTCGTCATCCGAAACTGCAGCTCGTCGACGATGTCTCTAGTGTCCTTGTACTCGGTAAACATGCTACTATCGTTACGACTAACTCGATCCCCGAGCTGGCTGTGCCTTTTCCAGCAAGTAGAACCCGTCGGAGAGAGCACGGTAGCTATTCCAGGCAACAGGATCCTCGCGGCGGTAGCATCGTCGCGGCGCTCCTATCTTTGGGAGAGGATCGCGGGTACAGAGCGAGAGAGGCGCAGTATATCGGGCCGTTGGTCGATTCTCGCGCGACTACCACACGTTTTCAGGGCGGGTATAGAgagtgagagagtgagagagtgagtgagagagagagagagagagagagagagagagagagagagagaaaatctTACCAGCGTGTGTAGGTGCCGCTTAACCAGCTAAGCGAGAGAGACGGTCGTCGTGGGCAGCGAGCCGCCGTCCCGTGCGGCTGGCAGCGGAACGTAGCAGCGCGGACGTGGCAACGACGGTGTTCTTGGTTGCCGTATCGGTTCTCGCGCGGTGCAGCGGCCGAGGAGAGGTGGCAACGCCGCTCCTACGTCCGTCCGTCGGCGTGCGGCAGCTCGAGGCTCTCTCTCGCGATAGCGCGCTCCCGTTGTCGTCGTCGCTCACGCCGCCGTCGCGCTCCTCGCCACCACGAACCCGTGACCGCGAGCAATCCTGATAACTCGCGTGCCGCCAGCTACGTACCATCACGTCCCTGCTGCCAGCGAGCACAGCGCCGCGCACATGTCCCCGCACATGTACCCGCCGCGATTTCGACCCGATTCTTCCACTTCCTACCTTCCTCGGCTCCCTCTCGCCCCCTCGTTCCAGCCTCTACTACGCCTTTTCCTCCACCGTCTTTCGGACAGCTTCGATCGCCGCTCTTCCTTCGCGTTCGCTGCTTCGCCCGCTGCTTCGCCTGCTGCTTCGCCCGCGGCTTCGTCTCGTCACTCCCGTTCTCGCGTGCCACGTTCCTCCTCGTCGCGGtcgtcgacgacgacgacgtgGTTGTCGATCGACCGGTGGGTCGACAGGCGCGCGCGCGCCCGCGCGCCCGCTCTTCCTGTCTCGCTTCTTCTCTTCTTCTCTCCTCCTCTCTGTACCGCTCTGCCAGCTCTGCCTCCGTCTTTGTCGCTCCGCCGCCCCCCTCCCTCCCCCTCGCCCTCTCCGCCCACCCTACTCCTACTCGTCGCTCGCACGGGTCTCGTCTCTCGCGACTCGACGTTAACGTAACAACCGTTCTCTTGGGGCCACGACTCGATTCGCTGCACTCGGCCGACTCTCGAGGCAGCGCGACGATACACGACGATATCGCGATCGCGGTGGCGGCGAACCGGCGAGCAGAGCAAGTGTGCGCAACGGTGGCGCCGAACTGCGGCGGCAGTCGTTGCCAGTTTTCGATACGGTGCGATTAGAACGACGCTGCACGGAAACGACAGGAAGACACGGGGCTCTGGTCGCGTATCGACCCCGCCTAAACCCCGCCTCGCTGCGACGGAGCCGCACGAGCGACGCCGAGCGTCGGCGAGCGTCGGCGAGCCGCCCGCGACTCCtttccctcggtcctcgtcctttcACGCGGCCCCGACCTTTCCTCTTCTTGCACCGTTTCGCCCTTCGCGACCCTTCGTGCCCCTCCCTCACCACCAGGCACCATCGATCGGTTCGTCGATCGACATTGATGTCAATCGATGCCAGGTCTTATGCGGAGACTCTTTTACACCTTGTGACTGCTGTCTCAGATATTTCATGTAGGTACAGGGGGAGGCAGGGAGGCAATCGAGCAGTCTCCAAAATTCACTGGCAAAATTGACAAAATTCCTTGACACTGGTCAATATGTATTCTAAGAGTGAAAATCAATTCAGAGCTCTGGATAATAGGCGACCCCCTCTTCATCTTGATATTTCATCTTTCTTTTATTCGATTCTTCCACCGTTAAAATGCACCTACACCGGCTACACTAGCTCTTCAGTATCGGGAAGAGCAGCCCTTACCACCACGATTGCTTCCGTTGTCGCTTTTGCTATTTAACCTCCGCGAGAACCGAGAGAGGAAGTTCCCTCGGCCGTCTGACTACGCGGGCAGAATACAGGTGCTCGAGATGGTCGGTATAGAGACGAATGAGCAACTGGGGCTTAAATCGTCCGAAGCGAGCACGTTATTCGTAAGCTTAATAACGACGCGGAACGCACACGCGAGACGTCGAAGTACGCGCGACTAATCAGCGCGAGAAACTCGTTGGACCGACGCTGGGGCATCATCTGACCATGTCAGTCCCTTTCCACGTCGTTCTAATTATCGGGCCGTCGTTGCGCatcgagcataaaaaacagcttTCGAGGAACGCGTTACGAACGGTGGCTTGTCCCGTGCCGCAATAAAAGTATATCGACACGGACGCGCACGATAAATACGCAGGGACATAACGGTGGCACTGCGTGCTGGTAAACATGGGCCACTGCTCCGCGAGGCTGCTCATTATTACGTTGTCATATGCGAACCTGAACTTCGTCGACGTGGGCTTTATTAAACTTGCATGCAACTTATAGATACTATAGCCTCCACATGTTTTCTTTATGCTTTTCTTCACAATCGATTGGCTGAGCTTAGGATGCTACGGTTAAATGGAGGTCGGAAGTTCGACGGAAACTATGTACTTTGTTGGATGACTAACCTTCTGGTGGCTTTGAATCAATAGAGTGACTGACTGATAATCTTTGTTATTTTCCTATCGTCTTAATCCCCAGTGTGTTTGTTTTTCAATTCAGAGTCTTAATTCTCATGACTCTTAATAGGGCAAAGTCCGATTTTCTTCGGTGCCGAAGGTTATCCCCTTCATTAAGTAGTGCCGTAAAAATATCTTTCTAGAAACCATGTTGTGTTCTGCTTCGTATACAAAAACCTCTGTTTATCGTATTGGAGTAGTTATTTAGTCCTAACAACTTCACTAACATTCTTAGGTCTTGACTTCTTAAGTTTCCCTTCTCAGGCTTATGCCTCTTTGGTGAAGCTCCAATTTCTTAATACCTACCTCATAATTTACCTATCCTTATCTCTCTAGTATGTTTCACTTAAAGCGGGTAAATATATATCCTACAGCTACAGTAAACTGAAATTAAAAAATCCCCAGTTAAATTGGTCTCTTGATCCTTCGATGGGACACCCAATCGTCCTTCAGAGAACCTTCTACTATCTCATATCGCGAAATTCGAACCTTGGAAAATTACTATTCCACGCGCAACTAGTAAACAAACACGCTAGATTCGTCACAGTTCGAGGCCTGTAGTTTCGTAACTTGGATCAGCAAACACGCGTCGAAGAAACCAACGGTCGGGTGTTCCACTCCGGCCAGCTTGCTCGtaaaaggcgtcactctagttacGCCGATAGCCACACATACAGCCGCGCGCCGTTCTCCCGATAACAGCTGTACGCGATGAACCAGCCGAACGAACCGTATTCGAGAAATATCCGGCGCGCCGGTACATCACCGGTGCCATTGTAAATTTAAATCGTCGCGCTATTTATAGAACTGGTAACCGGTTGATCCTGATTGGCCGCGTTGCGCGCACTTATCGCATCAGCCTACGCGAGCCTTTTCTTCCAGCGAATCCGCACAATTACCGCGCGCTCTTTGATACGTAT contains:
- the LOC143183110 gene encoding uncharacterized protein LOC143183110, whose translation is MEAKEREKPLVKDLNEHIVCPLCRGYLIDATTLVECLHSFCRGCIVRRLSSGARACPVCNVATSPPLLPDVKLQRLVYLVVPGLFRSELERRRHFRLVNPQCPPVAPPLGALDLTLDDFVSLSLCELDEPEEEAQSTENRTGSSRHRDNVDQAKEEDNDARVRSTRYLKCPAGVTVRHLVRLLMLKRGWEEANSQGSNVNKIEMLCEKSDEHRRGSSSMMILNQSWTLMDLACIFGWKRESPMKLFYHVVKKEDAISVSTVSPYSGEATKDAAASMENIQRPPTPPPSPKPAPECDVEARKILESSVEPPRSLESNLERDKEPKAKKPRCEVTPVMRTPDLVPLQPSHAPESTKTKELARLEHRKRRKRRNKRVIAEITTTPREDLLKLKVRLTPCPPRITSSTGSGQTKEKLLQMRAVRREKIKATAIGQQRSTTSSLVREEAGAKENLGETEETIEEIIDSIPDEVVRIAQNISTQGEEAVVAAERMEQRSAPSACRPSPKFKEEPEPETKVVVEKLETGRPKQDEEILRRLGLVAVNETSDNFRDKTKQRAQNNGEKVDNLDREKLEKQLRESKANRVRSLLAEKQMRDALKSIMSKTKEEHPPAVQVNAVPKKKGPPPLAPLRVAKPSGFATTSAILEPNNSKYEIPLDLSSGGTVHNNILDLSASLSTSNFSSSSSSSSSSPSSSSSSSSSSCSSLNPRGPRPPIATGSLLRGKTKDLEQRRGQESNLVTLSNAAVSLLSECITDKNSVDPLVLGSANIASKVALRIPQPHQRISGFGMKIKPNLGIRHIPNPQAVVASQYRNQRASYFNAASQQPP